The Arachis duranensis cultivar V14167 chromosome 9, aradu.V14167.gnm2.J7QH, whole genome shotgun sequence genomic sequence CAAAATCAGAGCATCATCAaagaaatcaaaaataaaagtaatagaaataaaaaggtAAAGTGAAGAGTAAAGCCAACCTGGAAAGAGGAAGAAAACTTTGAAAAGGAGCAGTGGAGAATCGACCACAAAAACGGAAGCACCAAGCGAATGCCAAAGTGTCACAAGAGAGAAAACGAGAAATACAGGACATGAAACGACGAAAAAGAAAGGAAGTTACAGGGAAGGGAAAACCGTCTCTtggatacaaaatttgaaataaaggaAACCAAGAGAAATGgaataaaaaccaattaatggggGCATTAAAAAACCCTCGCACATTCACAAGGAGAAAACACTAAATGCAAAGCCCCGTGCTTTTAGAAGAAACGGAACAgaaacgttccgcattcaaGAAGGAGCTCTATGAAAGATAAAGTGAAAAAATGCTCAAGTTCGGCTTTACCCGAGAAGGCTCGAAGTCCTAAAACCAAGACTCAACCGCCAGATAAAAGAccaagctcgagcaggggcactgttcataccctgggtcgaggtgtccgacccgggatgttctatagacaaagcgaccgacctcttccggtcaggatgacccgacctcttcttaaagagctcggccaagttacaggaaagcccaataaaaggGCCCAAGCAGAGGAACATGACCTGAATCCAAGGGCGCAcaagcccatagagataaaggcggttcccttgaagataagatgaccccgctcgaagataaagataagataagataactaacttatcttatctaagaaggtcattctacgccattataaatacactggagcacccaggtataactcatactttgattctactaaaaacctgcttaatacccttgctaacttaagcatcgaagtcccttgcaggtaccccccaccctccgaggACGAAGGATcaacaccatcaccaagtccaacaagtcggacacaacagctccagccctcacagaagatctcatccgagatcggcccacagtttcaggtaaccctcggaacaagtTCGATCTTCAATATGATGCTCAGACGGCCATCAAGTCCCAATATTTGGCTGACTTCATTGCTGAGAACACTGACACTCCAAGAACTCCTacaaaatggaatctctatgtagACGGCTGGTGCACAGAATcgtgaatcacacttttcacaatacCGGTGccactaactagcaagtgcaccgggtcgtccaagtaataccttacgtgagtaagggtcgatcccacggagattgtcggcttgaagcaagctatggttatcttgtaactcttagtcaggatatcaataataattcttagttttaattgtgaaaagtaaaagaacatgaaataaataatacttgttatgcagtaatggagaacaggctgaggttttggagatgctctgtcttctgaatctctgctttcctactatcttcttcttcatgcacgcaaggcttcttccatggtaagctgtgtgttggtggatcaccgttgtcaatggctaccagccgtcctctcagtgaaaaaggtccatgtacatggctaatcatctatcggttctcactaatgttggaataggatccattgatctttttgcacactgtcactgcacccaacattcatgagtttgaagctcatcacagtcatcccttcccgaatcctactcagaataccacagacaaggtttagactttctggatctcaagaatgctgccaattgattctagcttataccacaaagactctgatctaacggatttgaatgctctgttgtcaggagatgcaatcaaactcgtgaaccaggaacccaagagatatacattcaatctaaggtagaacgagaGTGGTattcaggcatgcgttcataggttgagaatggtgagtgtcactgatcatcacattcatcatgttgcagtgcgaatgaatatcttagaatagaaacatgcgtgattgaatagaaaacaaaaataattacattaatctatcgagacacagcagagctcctcaccccaaccatagggtttagagactcatgccgtagaagatacaaattcagatgtaaaatgtcatgaggtacaaaatgaatctctaaaagtagtttttatactaaactagtaacctaggtttacagaaaatgagtaaactaagatatagagtgcagaaatccacttccagggcccacttggtgtgtgtttgggctgagcattgaagctttcatgtgtagaggctattcctggcatttaactccagcttttgtgccagtttgggcatttaactccaacttttatgccagttctggcgtttaacgccagaatagggtagaaagttggcgttaaacgccagtttgcgtgatctcaactcgggcaaagtatgaactattaaatattgctggaaagcccaggatgtctactttccaacgcaattgggagtgcgccaattgggcttctgtagctgcagaaaatctatttcgagtgcagggaggtcagaatccaacagcatctgcagtcctttttcatcttctgaatcaaatttttgctcaggtacctcaatttcagccagaaaatacctgaaatcacagaaaaacacacaaactcatagtaaagtccagaaatgttatttttccataaaaactaataaaaatatgctaaaaagtagctagatcctactaaaaactatataaaaatacccccaaaaagcgtataaaatatccactcatcaacgGCTCCTCAAACAAAACCAGAAGTGGTGTAGGTTTGATAATAGAAAGCGATCAGGGAGCCCAactcgaactctccctcaaatttgggttccctgctTCAAACAACCAGGCTGAATACGTGGCACTACTAGctagtttgaagctggctaaggaggttggagcttaaaagcttatcatcttcagcgactcacaagtagtcacctcacaaatagcaaggagctaccaagctaaggaccctgctatgaaaaagtacctggataaaaccaaggaacaacTCAGACAAATTGGTGAATATGAGGTCCACCATATACCACGGGAgtagaatgcccgagctgacgcactttCAATATTAGCCAGCACAAACTAGGGTGCAATAAttgaagcctcatccaggaaatactgcagaGCCCATCAATTTCAGAGGAAGAAATGGTCCTAGCCATATTAGGTCAAGAttaaggatggatgactcccataatcagCTACCTCAAATCTGAGATACTCCCTACAGATAAAAAGGAGTCAAAGAGCTTACAACaagaggcacaatactacactatcataaacatcATCCTATACAAGAGAGGGATCTCAACCCCTCTATTGAAATGTGTACCGACCTCTAACACAAAAGAAGTTTTAGAAGAAGTGCACAGTGGCATCTATggcaaccatctcggagcacgagCTCTTGCCAAGAAAGTACTTCGAGCCAGATTCTTTTGGCCAAATTTGCAAAAAGAAGCCACCGAGTTCGttaagacatgtccaccatgtcagaaacatgctaacttccacatcgccccaccagaggaactcatcagcgtagcatcactgataaaccactattttatggtttatattgtgtttaattgtgtggttttatcatgatccttacccacttattcattaatttagcatgcatttatatctccttcctgaaattattacatggttgaaaactgcttcctagagactttttaattatgtgttttagttctcctttatctcattcgatgtcgtgatctgtgtgttaagtgtttcaggctctATAGGGCAtagatgagttggagattggaaaggaagctagcaaaaatggaaggaacacaagaaattgaggagataaccagcgagaagtgacgcggccgcatggctcacgcgttcacGCAAAAGAGGAGAAattgcagtgacgcggccgcatggctcacgcgaccgcgcagaatggaaaagcacaagtgacgcgtctgcatggatgacgcgatcgcgtgacgtgcgcgatctgcataatttGCAGATTCCGCTAAGGGCAATTTTGGGCCCTGTTTTGacctagttttcggcccagaacagcagactagagctagagaacatgcagaaaccagacacaacattcattctacacagttttagttttagatctagtttttactcctcctctaggtttttctctctacacattgatagtttttaggatttaaattttctaccactttttgcattgggatactgagaagagttcttacctcatcaagactttgtcattctagttcgttttctttacttggctttgctcttccatgtcctttgctttgttaattttaccattggaatattattaggatttatttaatacaacgattacttttatttttatttgattatttcgatttttatttacaatgtctttctttaattccttttcatatgttatatgaattttacatttacaacgagcgagtagttccctaacttgacggggagttgattgaaaggaatcCTTGAGTTGGAAAGCTTAAAGGAAAgattataattgggtttattgttggcttGTCCTCTATTCACTAATACCAATCCTTTTTTATTAAGTGaattgcaacttgtgaacggacATAGCATTCTAatttgtttgactttcccttacctagtaagagataactaaacaggataacctttaattatcaattaatctagagagtaatccaacaatagcgggacttccaactaatcaactcccagtcaaggcttttatttacattattcaaattctccaattttatttcctgtttacttaactcaaacctttttgaaaacatctgattaataaaatagcacacttttctgcaactcgttgggagacgatcAGGGATTCTTACTcccagtatttaaaatttaaatttctgtgacacctttctaaattgacaagtggatttctggtgagttaagaactatacttgcaacgtatatattttaataatttttaatttaccaaTTTCCACCGCATCaatcaccttggccatttgtaaaatggggactcgacctcctcgggGCCCTTCCCTCAAGGATCGGGACAGGTtaagttcctcattgtaggagtagattatttcacaaaatggattgaaaCTGAGCCCTTAGCtaacgccactgctcaaagaagtcgaaaattcctatatagaaacattgtcacaaggtttggggtttcTTACTCCAGTACCACAGACAGtggcactcaattcacaaaTGAAGGCTTTAGAAAATTGGTGGCCGACctgaaaataaagcaccaattcacgtCTGTAGAACACTCACAcgctaatggacaagcagaagctgccaataaagtcataTTAGCTGAGTTAAAATGGAGgctacaggatgcaaagggagcctgggctgaagagctcccacatgTCCTATGgacatatcggacaactccacattctaccacaaaggaatcacctttccacttggcttatggaatggaggcaatgataccGGTAGAagtcgaagaaggatctcctAGAACGATCCTCTACAGTGTtgaagccaactcccaacttcaaagggaagagctcgacctactcccAGAAATTTGAGAAAgtgctcggatcagagaagaatcTTTAAAACGTCGCATGGCCTCAAGGTACAATCGAAAGGTGGTGCAGCGAAGCTTCACCAAcaatgacctcatcctaatacgaaatgatatcggaacaagtCGACCTGGAGAGGGAATAAgaaaaggaccctaccgagtcacagaggTACTAAGAAAAAGCTACTACAAagtgtccgaactcgaggggcgagagctactaaggtcatggcacgcctgcaacctaagaaggtattatagttaGAGGTAATAAAAAGATCTTAGGTCAGAAGTGCACTCTTTTttctgaaaaagtttttgaacgTGGCACCAAGACAAGATCTGCAAAATTACCTGACCTAACGAAGGGTAAgcacccacatgtatatattcgcatattttctatttcaaataaagttttttcagattttctacaaattcTCCTTAttaagacgcattaatctgaaacacaaaaattcatcgcccaattataaagctacagatcagcaaagtgaaaaccaaattcaccggCCGACAAGGTCGAcaaaatgaaaaccaaattcatccaAAGTCGGCCAAGCAAAGATCAAACACACTGCCCGATTTCTATAAAACCAGCAAGATGAAAAGtgatgaaaatagaataatgcaagaagttatcaaaagtgatccataggaaaagacctgacgaggtcttaacaAAAATGGGTtgctagaaataacttaaagacggACCGATAAAAAGAAGTCAGACCAGTCGaacaaaaatgttataaaaagtaaatccatagaaaagaggcctggccagccctgaaaatggattactagaaataacttcaaagggaccgacatgacgaagtcggcccaaaaaagctacaaaaagttataaaaagtaatccataaaaggAGACCCAACGAGGTCCAACTAAAAGTGGTTTACTAGGAAATAACTTGGGAAGGGACCGATATGAAGAAGTCGGCCCAAGCTAAACTAAAGCGACAgagttataaaaaaaagtaaacccaagggattactagaaataactcgaGGTGGTTTGATGAAAGGCGTGTGCTAGAAGGGACACAGCTCAACCCAAGAAAGCCATAACCTCACTACAAGTGTTCAAAACTAACCTCAAAAGGTCACCTAGACCAAAGCAGGAAATAAGCAAACACAAGAGcaatcaaaagaggtcggacagtAGAAAGCTCCAACACTCTTAAGATTCCTGGAAAGTTCCAAAAAGTTATCTCCAAACACGTCAAGAAGAAACAAAGATACTACAAAAACTCAGAAGGCTACCAGCAAGTCAACCTCATGAGTTGGAAAGTATTTGTTTTTTCTCCTAAATTAAAGTTTCTAAAGCAACTAAAATGTCAAAGAACCACAAAATTACAGAAACcagagttcaaaagcccacaaaccagGCTATAAAAAACACGCCAAAGAAAAAATCATCAGGGGTCCAAATTCTCCTTAGAAGCGGCATCCTTAGTTTGGGAGGGAAGAATAATCCTTGTAGGAATCGCATCTACGATCCCATCCTCCCGAGTTAGGATTTGCACGTCGGGATCGGACTCAGGATGGCTGACCTCAATAGAAGGGATGGAAGAAGTCACAGCAACGGAAGCCTTGGCTGATGGCACAGGAGGAGGATCTACATCCTCATCATCACCATccgggacaatcttaccattcTCTACAACGTTGTCCAAGCTAAAGAGAGTCAAGTCAAGCTCGGGCACAAGGACTTGAACCTGGGCTTTTAAATTTTCATAGGCGGCATTCACACTACCCACAACATGCCCGAGAGCTCGATGTAGTCAGCTTGAATAGACTCCACCTTCTCTCTAGCCTCAATCAATTCACTATAAGTccagacatagctatccttatacTTCTGCACCATCTCCTTAGCCAGATTTACAGAAGCCACCGCAGCAGTAGCCCAATTCTTCTCACCTTCCGACTCTTTCTCTAGCTCTGCCACCTTCTTCTCAAGTTCTTCCTTCAACCCCTTGATCCTATCATATTCTAATTTGGCCTCCTCTATGAAAGCCTTCGTCGCATGAATAGGAAGATCCTGGGTAGTTCGGAATAAGGCTACACCCATGTGAGCCATCTTAATGCCGCTTCGGGTAATAAAGTCCAGATGACAaagaatggatacatcgtcAGTAGGGATAACACCATTCACTATCACCGCCAATCCGTGACCATCATTCTCCAATCAACGAGGAGACATATTCATCTGTGGGGAGTACTAAATTCTCTTTGAGTGACTCAGGTGACACCGTTATGGCGGACCCACCGTGAAGTATCACCTTGAAGGAAGCCTAGGCTCCCGATCTTAACTTACAACCACTTCAAATTCTATATCCGGCCTTGGATCCgaattttgagcttaagtctGGCACAATAAACTTGCTCCCCAAGTACAATGGATTGCCTGGGGTAGATCCTCTGAAGCACCTTAAGAATTTCCAAGTTGCATGTGCAACTGCGAGAAGACATAGAGCGGATGAAGCCACGGTGTTGGTCTtcgctttccctttctctttggAGGGAAAAGCGAAGGAGTGGTTTTATACTTAGTCGAGGGAAGTTAGATCCAATTGGGACTTGATGCAAAAATAATTCTTAGAAAAGTTCTACCCTCCTCAGAAAACAGACAAGCTGCAAAGAGAGATCTCTTGCATTGTGCAATGAGATGAGGAGACTTTGTATGAATATTGGGAAAGATTTAAGAAGTTGCTAGAGGCTTGCCCTCACCACCAGATTGATGAGTTAGTTCTGATCAGTTATTTCTGTCAAGGAATGCACCATCAAGATAAGCTTCTCCTAGATACCGCGAGTGGAGGATCATTGGCCAAAAATAAGGCAACAGCAGAAGCATCAGAAGTTATATCGGACCTAGCGGACTCAACTCAACACTCAAGGGCAAGGAGTCCACAACCAATAGCTTTGAGTGAAGTTTCTCCCTCCGGAGATGCAATTTTGACTAAGACCCTCGGTGAAATGACTATTTTGTTGAGGCAAATCACCCAAGGGTAACAAATCCCTCAAGCTTTGATAAATACTCCACTTCAACCACCTAGGATAGAAGGACCATCAAGGATATGTGGTGTTTGTGCTTATACTACTCATTACACCAATGAGTGGCCTCAAATCCAAGAGGACACTACATTGGCGGTTGCTAACCCTTATCCACAAAGGCCCAATTACAACCAAGGACCCTACCCCCAATGAGGTAATCAAAACCAAGGGTGGAGAGATAACTCAAACCAAAGGTGGAACCAAGCTCCCCAAGCTCAACATAACCAAAATGTTCAAGTCTTCTACCATCAACATCCCTAAGCCCAACCACAATACCAACAACCATACCAACAACCCCCACAACCTCCATCTCAAGTGAAGTATCAATATCCGAATAGTAGATCCAATCCTTCTCAAGTTAACCAAGCCCTTCCCTCCAATCAATCCCACATGAATGACACAATCCACACCTTCATGCAAGAACAAAGAGAGTTCCATAAGAAACAAGATGCTTACATGGCTACGATAGCCGAAGCCCATACCCATTTATTACCCCTCCTCAAACCACACAAAGCACCCAATAAGCTTCAACCTCAAGTAGTTTGCCCTCCCAACCTCAACCCAATCCTAAAGGAAGCATAAATGCCTTTACTCTTAGAAGCGGTACTAAATTGGATAAGAAAGTGGCTAAACCTTCAAAGTTGAGTGAGGAGACACACAATGAAGAGGTAGGAGATGAAGTGGTGGTGATGAGGAGTGAAGATGAAAATGTTGACAAAAGTGAAGAAGAACCACCAAAGGTCAAGGAGCTGAAGAGAAAGACCTTGCTTGAAGAGCTTTTGCCCATTCCATTCCCAATTTTAGCCAAGAAAGCAAAGAAGCAAGAAGCTCTTGACTCCACTGTGGGGACAGTTTTTGAGAAAGTTGAAGTTACCATCCCTCTCTTTCAGGCCATTCAACAAGTGTCGAAATATGTCAAGTTCCTCAAACACATTTGCACTCACAAAGACAAGCTTGGCAACCTCAACAAAAAGCTGGTAGATGACTCTATCTCTTCTTTACTTCCTGAAAAATGCAATGATCCCGGCCCATGTTTGGTGACTTGTTTGATTGGTGGGATTAAGTTTATGGACTGTATGTGTGATTTGGGGGCTTGTGTGAGCATCATGCCACTCCCCGTCTATGAAAGATTGAACTTATCCCCCCTAAAGAGGTCTGGGGCAAGGTTTGTGTTAGCCGACAAGAGTATTGTGTTAGTTATGGGGATTGTAGAGAATGTCATAGTCAATATTCAAGGATTGCTCTTTCCAGTTGATTTTCACATTTTGGAGACCCCTCCCATTGACTCAAACAAGCCATCATCAATACTtcttggaagaccattcttgaAGACGGCCCGTTTCAAGCTAAATGCGCATTTGGGAGTCTATTCTTTTGAGTCGGATGGCAAGTTAGTCAAGTTCACTTTGGAGGAGTCCCACAAGCCAATCCTTGAAGCTTACTCTATTTTTGGATGAGACATAGTTGAAGACAAAGTGATTGAAGATGTCAATGAGCAAGGAAAAGAGGATAGTGCCAAAGAGTCATATTCAAAGGATCATATTCAACCAAAGCAAACCAAGGAGTTAGAGATTTTCTTCCTTGGGGAAATTTCTAAGTGATCAAGAAAGCCATGCAAGTCCAACTTAGGATTTTAAACCAAAGTGTTTGGTGGAAGACGCCCCAACATGGTGAGATTTTCCAATTCTATCTCTTGTTTATAGCTTTTTGAACTATTTGTTTTCTTGTGATACCATGCTTAGTTTAGATTTGATTAGATGATTTTTGGGTTGTATAAGTTAAATTGCTTGTGGACTATAATTTTGTGCTTGTTTGAATGATTTGGGGTTAGTATGTTGTTATGCTAAAGATAGGAACCTTAGTtttgaagagaaaataaatttctaaaacagggcatctgtgcgtacgcaccatgttgtgcgtgcgcacaaaaCTGTGTTTTTCGCCATCTACGCGGACGCACAAGCCTGTGCGTCTGCACACACCTTGGCATGCCCTCTGGCTGTAgcgctagcacagcttgtgcgtaCACGTTGCCCCCTTTTCTCTAGCCTGTGTGCGCACAGCTGCATGCGTATGCACAGCTGCATGGGTACGCACATGTTACCATTCGTGCTTCATCTTTGTGGCCGCATAGACGTGTGCGTTCGCACACCAACTGCAAACCCCTCTGGTGGAAGCGAGGGAACAGCCTGTGCATGTGAACAACCTCCCCCATCCTTATCTTCTATGCGTGTGCACGAAcctgtgtgcgcacgcacaccttcTTTCGTCCACATATatcaattctaaaaaaaaaaagagagaaagagaccCTTGTGCGCGCGTCTGTTGTGCGCCCACACACTTCTATGCACCCTCTCTGGGCGCCGCGTTCGCATGCCTTGTGCATTCACACCCTTCCAACCTTTTGcttctgtgcgtccgcacaggttgCGTTCTGAGCATTAACAGGGCAGCCTGCCCTGTTGAGAGGCAGCCatctcttttcctttccttCTCATAGCTgccctctccctctcttctttgCCCAGTCCCTCTCTTTTCTGCCGCCGGCCACTGCCGTCGTCAGCCCACCGCCGGCCAACCaccatctctctctttctcttacttctcttctcttctttctttctttccttctatCATCTCTTCTCTATTCACCACCGGTTAGCCTCTCCTCCGGTGCCTTTTCTGACAAACCCAACCGCCGTAATTTCGCAGTGGCTATAAGAAGTGCAATTGTTCCTCCCTAGTTCTTGTTTTCTTCAACTTCTATACCTAaggtttttgttttccctttctaACTATGTTAATATTTTTGCATTTACTTTCATTTCTTCTATGTTgattagattaattttttttttgctttctttgttGCTTCTTTGTATTGCAAGTGTTGTTGCTTGATTATTGGGTaggttattgatgagcggataatttatacgctttttggcattgtttttagatagtttttagtaagtttaagctacttttagggatgttttcactagtttttatgttaaattcacatttctggactttactatgagtttgtgtgtttttctgtgatttcaggtaaattctgactgaaattgagggatttgagcaaaactctgaagaaggctgacaaaaggactgctgatgctgttggaatctgacctcccttcactcgaaatggattttctggagctacagaactccaatttgcgcgctctcaacggcgttggaaagtagacatccagggctttccagcaatatataatagttcatactttattcgaagaatgacgacgtaacatggcgtttaacgccaagttcatgctgctgtctggagttaaacgccagaaaaacgtcatgatccggagttgaatgcccaaaacacgtcataactcggagttcaactccaataaacgcctcagctcgtggatagatcaagctcagcccaaacatacaccaagtgggccccggaagtggatttatgcatcaattacttactcatgtaaaccctagtagctagtctagtatatataggacatttatctattgtattagacatcttttgacagtttaatctcttgaatattcggtcacttgatcatggagagggctggccattccgccatgcctgaactcttttacttatgtattttcaacggtggagtttctgcacaccatagattaagggtgtggagctctgctgtacctcaagtattaatgcaattctattttctttcNNNNNNNNNNNNNNNNNNNNNNNNNNNNNNNNNNNNNNNNNNNNNNNNNNNNNNNNNNNNNNNNNNNNNNNNNNNNNNNNNNNNNNNNNNNNNNNNNNNNNNNNNNNNNNNNNNNNNNNNNNNNNNNNNNNNNNNNNNNNNNNNNNNNNNNNNNNNNNNNNNNNNNNNNNNNNNNNNNNNNNNNNNNNNNNNNNNNNNNNNNNNNNNNNNNNNNNNNNNNNNNNNNNNNNNNNNNNNNNNNNNNNNNNNNNNNNNNNNNNNNNNNNNNNNNNNNNNNNNNNNNNNNNNNNNNNNNNNNNNNNNNNNNNNNNNNNNNNNNNNNNNNNNNNNNNNNNNNNNNNNNNNNNNNttttcactgagaggatgggatgtagccattgacaacggtgatgccctacatacagcttgccatggaaaggagtaagaaggattgagtagaagcagtaggagagcaggcgtccttgagccatgcagcatctccactcgcttatctgaaattcccaccaatgaatctgcataagtgttctatcccttttattatttattttcttatttctattttcgaaaacccataaaccattttaatctgcctaactgagatttacaaggtgaccatagcttgcttcgtaccaacaatctctgtgggatcgacccttactcacgtaaggtttattacttggacgacccagtacacttgctggttagttgaacggagttgtgaccattcgtgccaatttctaaattccataCGAGCACAAGGAGTATAATTATTCGAGTTGTGTGAAAgtataaatcacaatttcgtccaccaagtttttggcgccgttgccggggaattgttcgagtatggacaactgacggttcatcttgttgctcagattaggtaattttcttttcaaaaatctttttcaaaaatttttcttctatttttcgtttttccaaaaatattttcgaaaaaaaataataaaaatacaaaaaaaaattagaaaatcataaaaataaaaaatattttgtgaaaaaaaaatcataaaatcataaaaatcaaaaaatattttgtgttcttgtttgagtcttgtgttaatttttaagtttggtgtcaattgcatgcttttaaaatttttcttgtcttgcatttttcgaaaatctcatgcattcatagtgttcttcatgatcttcaagttgttcttgacaagtcttcttgtttgatcttgatgatttcttgttttgtgtcttttgttgtttttcatgtgcatctttgcattcatattttcaatgcattaaaaatttctaagtttggtgtcttgcatgttttctttgcattaaaaatttttc encodes the following:
- the LOC107465173 gene encoding uncharacterized protein LOC107465173 encodes the protein MRSEDENVDKSEEEPPKVKELKRKTLLEELLPIPFPILAKKAKKQEALDSTVGTVFEKVEVTIPLFQAIQQVSKYVKFLKHICTHKDKLGNLNKKLVDDSISSLLPEKCNDPGPCLVTCLIGGIKFMDCMCDLGACVSIMPLPVYERLNLSPLKRSGARFVLADKSIVLVMGIVENVIVNIQGLLFPVDFHILETPPIDSNKPSSILLGRPFLKTARFKLNAHLGVYSFESDGKLVKFTLEESHKPILEAYSIFG